Genomic DNA from Vagococcus luciliae:
ACTGATTTTTCATGACCTTTTTCCATTTCATCATTAATTTTAGCTAGTGTTTCATCAAGATTGCATAATACATCAGAAATCTTATTAATAGCTTTTTCTTCTTTTTTAGCAAAATCTGTCATTTGTTATCACTCCTGTTTGATTATTTTTGTAATTCTAAAGGTAATTTAACATCATAAGTGTGTTCCACTTTATCACTGTCATCACCTTTTTTGTGTCCATCAAAAGTTAATTTGATTTCTTTGACTTGGTCAGCTTGATCTAATTTATCGAAAGTGAAGTAAACATGGCCGTCTTTTTGTTTATCTTTAGCAAAAATATCTTCCCAGTAATCTCTGAAATGTTTACCTGTAATTTCTGTGCCATCCTTTAATACTAAGACAGCGTCACTTGGATGAATGCTAACATCTTCTTTTCCATCATTTTTCAAAGTGAAGTCCATAGACATTAAACCTTTGTATTCATTGTTTTCTTTATCTTTGTATTTATCTACTTCGACAATTTTCACTTTATCGATTTTAAAATCGACATTTTCCCAGCTTTTATCTTGCCAATCAGTATCATATTTTGCTTCTAGTTTTACTTTAGGATCATTGTCCCCTTTAATGATTTCTTTAAATGAACCATCATCTTTTAAGCTAACACTTTCGACATCAACTTTTTCACCATCTTTTAATGTTTCAGTTGTAGATGATACTGTACCTGCTTCAACGGTTCCTTTTACTTCTTCTTTAGAACCGCATCCACCTAATAGTAATAATAATGTTGCTCCGACAGTGACACTTAATAATGCTGTTTTTTTCATAATTGTTCCTCCTGAATTTAACTAATGTCTAATAAGAATTAGTTATTTAATTAATTTACAATATATATTATATTTTTTAATTTTATCTAATTTATGAATAATATTTTCTGTTTTTTAGATACATTATGAAATACAATTTCACAATTTATTCATTATCTAATTAATGCTCAGGTTTCACCGTTGTTTTAACCGGTTCCTTATGACATAAAATTCTTGCTTGACTTAATTCTTTTATCGCTGCATTAAAATCCTTTGCAAAAGCGTTTGCCATATTTTGACCCATATCTGCACGACACACAAATCGTTGAACAATCGTGTCTTGCATATCCTTAGGAAATGGATAAGATGGAACTTGCCATCCTCTCATTTGTAAACGATCAGACAAGTCATACAGTGACCATTCTACATTAGCATCCTCTTTTAACGTGAAACAAACGATTGGTAAATTTTCTCCTGTATTAAACATTTTAAAAAGTCCAGTTTCTTCAACGGTTTTAGCTAAAGACATGGCTACTTTTTTTGTTCGCTCGTGGATTTCTTTGTATCCATTAAACCCAAAGCGGTAAAAATTATAATATTGCCCAATAATTTGGCTAGCACTTCTAGAAAAATTAATCGCCATTGTTGGCATAACACTACCTAAATAACTCACTTCAAAAACCAATTCTTTTGGTAGATACTCTTCGTCTTTCCATAACACCCATCCAACACCAGGATAAACTAAGCCGTATTTATGACCAGATGAATTGATAGAAACCACATTTTTCAATCTAAAATCCCACAATAAATCTGGTTCGATAAATGGTACAAATAAACCACCGCTTGCTGCATCCACGTGAATCACTAAGTCTTGATTGTGTGTTTGATTGTATTCTTCAACCAGCTCATCTAATTTTTTAATATCGTCAAATTTTCCAGTATAAGTAATACCTAAAATACCGACAATCCCAATCGTATACTCATCAACATAGTCCATGACAGTATCTGTGTTGATACTTAAATGCTCACTATCAACTGGGACTTCACGCATTTCAATATCCCAATATACACAGAATTTTTCCCAACATACTTGATAAGCTGATGAAATAACTAAGTTTGGTCGTTTTGCATTGATATCTAATCCATTTTTCTTAGCACGATCTCGCCATCTAAATTTCATCGCCATCCCACCGAGCATACAAGCTTCACTTGAGCCAACAGTTGAAGTCCCCATCACACGATCTCGGTTTGGTGCATGCCATAAATCAGCAATCATTTTCACGCATTTTTGTTCCATAGCTGCCGTTTGGGGATACTCAGATTTATCAATAGCATTTTTTTCCATTGTTTCTGCCATAATAGCCGTCACTTCTGGTTCCATATAAGTTTGACAAAATGTCGCCAAATTTTGTCGAGCATTTCCTTCATTGATTAATTCATCTTTTATTAATCGATAAGCAATAGATGGATTGATTGGATCCATTCTCATTTTATCTAACATTACTGCTTCTTCTGATGCATTTGATCCAAAGATTGGTACAACTGATTGATTTTTTTCGCTAGTCATAACTAGACCTCCTAATTTTCATTCATATATATGTAAACGAGATAACAATCTCATTTAGGCAATAATTATTTTTCTAATGCTTGTAATTTTTGATTATCATTTAAAGCAGAGATATTTTCTAAATGTTTTCTTTGTAAGTAATCCATTGAAAATCTTAAAAGTATCACAAAGAAGATAAAGATACATAATAAGGTGATAATACTTCTATTAAACATTGGTGCGCCAATCCCTCTTGAGATGGCTTCTCTAAATCCGTAAATGGAATAGGTCATTGGTAAATAAGGATGGATGGCATTAAAGAAACTATTCTGTAATGGTAATGGGAATGTTCCTCCAGCTCCTCCAAGTTGTAACACCAATAAAATCATCGCAACAAATCGACCTGGATTATCAAATGTCATCGCTAAAAACATAATCAAGAACATGTAACTCCATGCCGTTACAATTCCCACTAGATAAAGTTTGCCAACTTGATCGACGGGTAATTTTAATAACAACATGATAGTCGCTTCGATAATTGCCATAATCGTTGATACGACAAATCCCATCGCGACTTTACTTAACCACCAATCGCGACTGGATTGACCTTCCATTGAAACACGTCTGATTGGGAAGATAAAGTTGAATACAATACAGCCAACAAATAACGCAAGTGACATAATGTATGGTGCTAATGCTTGACCATAATTTTTTACTTTACTGTATTCAATATTTTTTAATCCTGTTGGTGCTGCGAACATTTTGACGTTTTTATTATTAAATTTCAAACGACTAACTAATTTATCTGCTTGTGTTAAAGCACTTGCCATTGTTGTTGCGCCAACTCTTAGTTGATTGGCTCCACTCATTAATTTCGGTGTGTTATCGGTTAATTTTGTGAGTCCTTGGCTTAATTCATTGGCTCCACCATCTAAACGTGTAACGCCTGATATTAATTCTGGCATTTTACCTGACATCGTGTTTAATCCATTTGTTAAGGCATCACTTCCAGCTGACAAACGATTAATACCATTTAACGCAACAGGTGCTTCATTCACTAGGTTATCCACTTGAGATAATCCTGTTTCTAATTCATGCAATACATTTTGAGTGTTGGCTAAATTAACATTGTTACCAAAGCTTTCTAATAAATCAGTGGTTCCTGCTTTTATATTTGAAATGGATTCTTTCATTTCTCCTGTATTTTCTGACAATCCCTTAGCTAATTGACTCATCATTGTTGCTTGTTGTGATAATGATTTTGCTTGCTGACTTGCACCATTTAGTCCTGTTTGAACTTGACTAACGATACCATCAATGTCAGCTGAAGAACTTTTAATATCTGTCACTAATTGTGTTGAGAAGCTAGTAACTTGCTGTGATAGTTGTGCAATCAACTCTTGTTTAATATCATCACTTATTCGGCTATTTTGTTGAATGATACCTTCTAATACTTGTTCAAATTGTTGTGTGTCCTGAGAGACTGTCTGATTGATTTTTCCAATCACTTGGCTAAACCCTGATAATTGATTACTTAATCCAACTAAATCAGCTGATAAGGCAGTTGATACACTAGAAACTTCACTCAACTCTTTTGAATCATTTAAAACTGATTCAACTTGTTGATTAATCTTTTCAATATCTTGTTTTAACAAATTAGCTGAAGATCCTGATAAACTGGCTTCCACATTTCTTAAACTGGCTTCTAACTCTTTTGTACCATTTAGTAAATCTGTCACACCACTTCCAACTTCATTTAATTTCCCTGAGAGTGGTTGAAGTTTGTCATTGACTTCGTTTAGTCCATTAGATAATTGTGTCGCACCATTTTGTAATTCCGTTACCCCGTGTTTTAACGGAGAAACATTAGACGCTAACTCATTTACACCATTTGCTAATGTATTTGAGCCATTAGCTGCAGTAGACACACCATTCGTATATTCACCCAAACCGTTATCAAGTTTTTTACTGCCTATTGCAAGTTCTTTTGAGCCATTCGTCAATTTTATCAAATCTTGTTTACCCTTTTGACCAAGTGCTAAAGCTGTTTTAACATAAGCTGCGGTCACACTTTCTCGCACTTTCGCTTCCAACTCTTTCGCGCCAATTTGTGCCATATCCAATCCAATATAATTTAGCGAACCATTTGTTGTGTACTGAATTTCCATTTGATTAGGAGAAGGATTTAAAAGACTCGTCGCATTTTTTGAAAAATCTTTTGGAATCGTGACAATCATGTAATATTTCAAGTCCTTCATGCCATCCATTGCTTGCTTTGCATCAACAAATTCCCATTTAAGTTGTTTGTTATGTTTCAATTCATCAATGACACTCTTCCCAACATCAACTTTTTGGCCTAACATCTCAACTGGTTGATCTTCATTTACCACGGCAACAGGTAAATGGCTCGAACGGTTATATGGATCCCAAACAGATTTATCAAATACACTCGAATATAATATCGGAATAAAACAGATAGCTATCACAGAAATTAATAGTATTTTATTATGAAATAACTGTTTAAATTCCTGTTTAATCATTTGCACGTTAATCACTTTCTTTCTTTATTAGTTAAATTAATTGAATGTTTTTTGCCATATATGTGATAGAACACAAATGGTAACAATACGGTTATAACAGAACTAAAAGCTAATGTTATTAAGTAGGTTTTCGCTTCATTTGCTTTTAATTCACTTGGCGCAATAAAGGAAGAAACTAATGCTAATAAAGACATTCCCATACCCAAACTTGCTAACAACGCTTTTACTTTTCTTCCTCCTGGTACTTCATAAGCTCTTTTTAATCCTTGATTTGATTTCTTAAAAATTAAAACGAAATACCCAATAAAAAATAATAAATAGCCACATAAATAAATCACGACTGTCAATGAAATGGCTGTTAAAAATGACACAGCATTTCCTCCACCACCAAAAGTTAAAACGGCAGCCCAAATGGTAACAATCACTCCTTGAATGATTAATAGTGTTGTTGGTACCCCATTTTTATTTATTTTTTGACAATTTTTTGGTAGTAGTCCTTGATCGGCAACATAACGCAGGCCTTCTGTTGGACTGACAATCCATGAACTAACTTGAGCTAACACACCAAAAGCCAACATAATCGCAAGTATTTCAACTAGCCAAGACAATTCTGGATGACCTTTTAAAATGAGAACTTCAAACGCTTGAATGACCCCACTATTAAGAGATAGATGTTTAACCGGTACAACCATTGAAACAGTCGTGCCACCAATAGTACTTAATACGATTCCTGTAATAACTAAGTAAATCATCATTAACGGATAATTCTTTTGTGGATTATCAAGTGATTTAATATGTGAGGCGGATGCTTCCACTCCAACATAAGCTAAAATAAAGGTCACTAAAGATGAAAATGTCTGCTTATTAGGAAAAAATGACTTATCTAAAAATGAATGTGTTACAGCATGACCTGTAGCAACATATTTAATGGTAAAAATCAGTAGAACTGTAACTGGAATAATAATCCCAATTACAAATCCAGCTTTTGCAATTTGAGATGTGGTTTTTGTCCCTTTAAATTGTAAAAATGTTAATAACCAAAAAATTAAAACTACCACTAAAAATTTAATGAGCTTATTATCATTCATCTCTGGAAACTTCAGTGCATATGATAAAGCCCCTATGATAAAATAACTCATCGTCACAAAACCAACTGTGATTTGAAACCACTGGAAGAAAATAGCCGCAAAGCCAAATTTTTCCCCTAAAGTTTTACCTACCCATCCAAAAATTCCTCCTCCATCAAATGCCTCTACAGTACCAATTTCTGCTGCACATAAGGCAACTGGTAAAAACCAGAATAGACCACATACTAATAAGAAAAAAATAAGTGTCTTCCCCGATTCAGCGAACGTTGGGTACTCATAGACTGTGATAAATAACGAAGCCGTCATGGCAAAAAAACTGAATAAAGATAATTTTTTTGTATTCTGCATGATTTAAATCCTCTCTACTAAACATTAGAAATAATTGATTTGTTAAATCTCTTTACAATACGTCAAATATCAAATAGCATTGTAAGTGCTGATATTATTAACCTATCTTCTATCTCTATAGCAACGATAAGTATATCGCTTAATTCATACTTAACTTAGAACATCTAATGAAAAGAAAACTAAAAAACTTTGATTTTATTGACCTAAAATCAATTTTTATGCGAATTGTCTTTTTTTATAAAACAGATTATACTTGTTTCATTAGTATGTCTGATTTATTTTCTTGAAAGGAATGAAATCATTGATTGATTTATTACTTGAACCCAAAATAAAAATGACTATCTCTGTCATTAATATCATTTACAATCATTACGATTGGACACAAACGTCCTACCTATCTAAAGAATTAGCAATCTCTGAAAGGACAGTCCAACATTACATAAAAGATATTTTAGAAAGAAAAAAAGAGTATGATTTAATAACAGAAAATCAACTTTCTATTGATTATCTAAAAATTAAAGGAATAAAAATTACTGACTATTCAAATGACTTTGAAGATTTTAAAAAATTCGTGGTTCAAAGTAGTCAAACTATGATCCTATTAAACGACATCATTAATCAACGAATCGTCTCCGTAACAAACTATTGCCAAATACATTTTTTAAGTGAAACAACAGTTAGAAAAAATCTCAAACGAATTAGAGAAGCCTGTCACGTTTATGGAATTGATTTAGTTCATTTAAAATTAGTTGGTGACGAACGTAAAATAAGATATTTCATTGCTTTATTTGATACAATGGTTAGTCGAAATGCTTATTTTTTACTCGACGGTATAAATTATGAGGAACTAAAACAGAACTTTGATGATTTTTTAAAAAAAGCAAATTTTCAAATATCTGATGTTAAAAAGCAAAAAACGATCAATATTTTTTTAATTCATTTACAGCGAATTGGTTTCAATCAACTTATTATCATTAGTGATAAATTCAATCGCTTTCTAGCTTCTCATCCTATCTATCCTTATGTTGAAGAATTATTCCATCATTATTACGTTTTTAATCAAAAAGAAATTGCTTATTTTTTCTATATTATGACACTTGATGAAGAGCTAAATAGAAAACAGAACACCAATCTTGTTTACAATTTTTTTAATGAAAATCAATTAGAACTAATGACAATAACTGATTTAATTTTTTGTGATTTATTTCCATTATTTCGCCCCTTATCAGATGAGGATATTTACTTAATGAAGAGAGATATTTTCTATACTAGTTTTGTTACAATGGTATTTAATCAATTGGTATTCGAATATAAATATGGTGTCACTGTTCACTATGATTTAGAACAATACCCTATCATCACTGCAAAATTTACAAAGGTTATCAAAAAACATTTGATTGAAACAGGCTTTATATCGAATAGTCAACTAACGATTCTTTTACAACAATATTTTTTTCGTTTTCTTTATTTTGTTGATTCAAAACACCTATATAAAGTCGTATCGATTCATATAGAACCAGCATTTGACTATCTGCACCAAAAGCAAATGAAAGAATATTTGGATTTATATTTTAATCATCAAATAAACTATCAAGACTCTTACTCAAAAGAGCGGACAGATATTGTCTTAACTCCGTTTCATGAAACAAGTGAACATTCGCTCTACACAGGTACACCCATTATTATGGTAAAATTTCCACTTAACCTAACCTTTCTTCAAAAAGTAGAGACCATCATTAAAGAAAAACAAAAAAAAGACGAAGAATGAATTCATTCTCCGCCTTTTTCTTTTGCGTACTGTTCAATGACTGCTTCAATTTCTAATAATATGGGATGTGTCAGATAATCTTTTTTTAAAAAATAAAATAAACGTTTATAATTCACACCCAATTCTTGATATGGCATATGTTTAGAAACTGACACACGTGAAATAATACTTTTTCCAATACCTTTTTCAAGTAATCTCACAATCATTTCATTATTTTTTACACATAAACGCTTTGGTTGAATATTTTCTTGTAAAAAATAACGCTTGGTATAATGATATACACCTGAAATATCTTCCCGGCACAACCACAGATCACTCTCAAGATTACCAGCAATCACCAACTCATCTGTTAAAAACTCTTTTCGACATACAGGACCTGTTTCCAATGGTTTTTCAATAAATCCAAAATGCGCTCGATGCTGTAAGACATTTTCCAGAACTTCTTCGGAATTATGCATATCAAGTTCAAAATATACTTCAGGAAATCTCTTAACTAACCGACTCATTAAATCAGGTAAGTAATAGATAGAAAAAGTATTCGATGCACTAATAACACATTTTACTGGATTATTTCCAACCTGTTTAATCAATCTCTTGGTTTCTAACCAGTCATCTTCTAAATTTAATAGCCTTGTATACAGGATAGTTGCTTCTTTTGTTGGAGACATCTCCTGTTTCGTTTTTCTAATAAACAATTTACAATTTAGTTCTTCTTCTAATTGTTTCATTTGACTAGAAACAGCCGGTTGTGAAATGAATAAATTTTCAGCCGCTTTTGTAAAGTTTCTCGTCTCGTATGCTTCTTTAAATGTTAAAAACAATTTAAACATCTTTACACCTACTATTTGTTTTTGTAATAGTTAATATTCTAACTATTTATTTTTAAAATGTAAACTAAACCAGTATAATCAAATTATGTTAACTTTGGAGGAATGAATATGAAACAATTGAAACAAACTATCTACCCTGGTCTTCTCTTATCCCTAGCGATTGCTAGCGTATCAAAAATACTCGCCATATGGTTACCTTCACTCGGAGCTGGAACCATTGCTATTTTATTAGGTATTTTATTAGGAAATCTTTTTTTTAATCAATCAGTTTGGCAAAAGGGAACTAAATTTTCAGAAAAAACACTATTGGAATTATCCATTGTTCTACTTGGAACTACCGTAACCTTTCAAACTATTGTACAAATTGGGGGTTCTGGTATTCTATTTATTATGTGTCAAATGACACTAACGATTCTATCAGCTTACTTTATTGGAAAAAAATTAAAATTTAACCAGACGATGTCATTGCTGATGGCAGGAGGAAATGCTGTATGTGGTTCATCAGCTATTGGTGCAATCGCACCAGAAATTGGGGCTAAAGATAAAGAAAAAGGACAAATTATTACCTTAGTCAATTTATTAGGAACTGTGATGATGCTGACTCTTCCTATTATTGGTGGTACAGTTTTTACAGATAATGTGATGGCAAAAAGTGCTTTAATCGGTGGAACGCTTCAATCAGTCGGTCAAGTTATTGCCAGTGCCAATATGGTTAGTTCACAAGTTGTAGAAATGGCAACTTTATTTAAAATTTTACGGATCATGTTCTTAGTGATTGTTGTATTTGCTTTTGGAAAAATTGCTAACCAATCAACAGACAACAACCTAGCAATACAAGAAAAGGCTAAGAAAAAATTTCCGCTTCCTTGGTATATCATTGGCTTTATCATTTGTTGTGTCTTAAATAGTGTCATTCATTTTCCAACTATATTAAGCCAAACAACGCACTCAATTAGTGGCTGGTTTGAAATTACTGCTTTAGCAGCTATTGGATTACGGATTAACGCAAAAGAATTTTTTAAAGAAGGCCCTCGATTTTTAGCGTATGCTGGAAGTGTAGGAATTGTTCAAACGATTGTTGCCATTACTTTAATAAAATTATTATCCATTTAACAGATAAAAAGCAAGCCCTAAAATCAATAGGAGCTTGCTTTTTGATTTAAATAATTGTCGCACCAAGCGTATTTTTAAAATGGCCTAAAGCCCATTTATGACCAACTTGATCAAAGCTTTGGACAGCTTTTTCATGAATTACAATATTGTATCCTAAATTATAAGCATCGATAGCGGTATGTAACACACAAATATCTGTACACACCCCTACTAAATGAAGTGTATCAATTTTTCTTTCTCTTAATCGAATGTCTAAATCTGTGCCACTAAAGGCTGAATAGTGACGTTTATCTATCCAATACACCGTATCTTTTCCCTTATTTTGTTGATACACGTCATTTAATCCTTGATACAATTCTCTTCCTTTTGTTCCAAAAATATTATGAGGAGGAAATAAATTATTCTCTGGATGATACTTATCTGTGTCATCATGACAATCAATAGCAAAAACAATGTAATTTCCATCGTCAATAAATTGGTTAGTTAAACGGACCATCTCTGTTTCAATGGCTTGACCGAATTCACCAGTCGTTAATTTCCCATCACTTGCAACAAAATCATTTGTATAATCTATTGATATCAAAGCTCCCATGTCTTCACTCCTTAGTTTATTTGTTTCACTAATTCAATGACCATTTCAGCAGATTTTTTTCCTGCTTCAATAATAAACTCATCAAAATTTACACTAGCATTTTCATCGCCTACATCACTAATTGCACGAATCACAACAAATGGGCACTTATATTGATGCGCCACTTGAGCAATCGCCGCGCCTTCCATCTCATTAGCTAAAACATCAGGAAAATGTTTTTTTATGTGGGCTATTTGTTCTTGACTATGGACAAATGTATCTCCTGAAACAATCAACCCAATGCGTGTTGCTAATTGTTTATCCTCAGCTACTTTTATCGCTACACTCATGAGTTGATTACTTGCTTCATAAAATAATGGCATCTGTGGCATTTGCCCATATTCATAACCAAACGCTGTAACGTCCGAATCAAAATAAGCTAATTTATCAGAAATGACAATATCTCCAATTGATAAACCTTTACCAATACCACCAGCAGATCCTGAATTAATTAAACAATCAACATGATAATGACTAATTAGTAACGTCGCTGTTAACCCAGCTAAAACTTTGCCAATACCTGATTGTGTTACTACAATCTCATGTGTTCCAATACTCCCTGAATAAAATGACACACCTGCTTCATGCCATTCTTTTTTATTTTCTAGTTGGTTTTTTAATAACACAACTTCTTGTTCCATTGCCCCAATGATTCCAATTTTCATACATAAACTCCCTTACAGTTTAAAAATAGCATACAACATAATGACTAATAATATGACGATAATCACAATCGCTCTGTTTAACCATGCATTACGTTGTTCGTTTTTATTATGCTCTCTTACACGACTTCTTGTTAAAATTTGTTGTGACTTTGTTTCTGCTTTCTTTTGTTTTTCTTTCGACATGATAAACTCCTTATTTCATTTGCATTTCCCATAATAGAATAGCATATAATGTCTTAGCATCACAAATTGTACCAAGACGAATGTGTTCTTTCACTTCCTCTAAAGATAACTCCACAATATCTAAAAATTCATCCTCATCTCTTGGTAAAGGATTATCGGCTTTTTTGATACCATTAGCTTGAAATAGGACCATTCTTTCATTACAAAAACCTGGAGATGTAACAAAATCAGCCACTTCAACCATTGAATCACATTGATAAAAGGTTTCTTCCTCTAATTCACGCTTAGCTGTTTCTAACGGGTTATCTTCATATGCTTCAATTTTTCCTGCTGGTATTTCTAAAATACTTTTTTCTATTGCTTTACGAAACTGTTTGACTAACACAATGCGATTCATCGGTGTAATGGCTAAAATACCAACTGCTCCATTATGAAAAACCAGTTCACGTTTCGATTTTTTTCCATTAGGTAATTCAACAGTATCAACACACACATCAATCACTGATCCTTTGAATACCTCTTTTCTTTCGA
This window encodes:
- a CDS encoding YeiH family protein; protein product: MKQLKQTIYPGLLLSLAIASVSKILAIWLPSLGAGTIAILLGILLGNLFFNQSVWQKGTKFSEKTLLELSIVLLGTTVTFQTIVQIGGSGILFIMCQMTLTILSAYFIGKKLKFNQTMSLLMAGGNAVCGSSAIGAIAPEIGAKDKEKGQIITLVNLLGTVMMLTLPIIGGTVFTDNVMAKSALIGGTLQSVGQVIASANMVSSQVVEMATLFKILRIMFLVIVVFAFGKIANQSTDNNLAIQEKAKKKFPLPWYIIGFIICCVLNSVIHFPTILSQTTHSISGWFEITALAAIGLRINAKEFFKEGPRFLAYAGSVGIVQTIVAITLIKLLSI
- a CDS encoding cysteine hydrolase family protein gives rise to the protein MGALISIDYTNDFVASDGKLTTGEFGQAIETEMVRLTNQFIDDGNYIVFAIDCHDDTDKYHPENNLFPPHNIFGTKGRELYQGLNDVYQQNKGKDTVYWIDKRHYSAFSGTDLDIRLRERKIDTLHLVGVCTDICVLHTAIDAYNLGYNIVIHEKAVQSFDQVGHKWALGHFKNTLGATII
- a CDS encoding helix-turn-helix domain-containing protein, whose amino-acid sequence is MIDLLLEPKIKMTISVINIIYNHYDWTQTSYLSKELAISERTVQHYIKDILERKKEYDLITENQLSIDYLKIKGIKITDYSNDFEDFKKFVVQSSQTMILLNDIINQRIVSVTNYCQIHFLSETTVRKNLKRIREACHVYGIDLVHLKLVGDERKIRYFIALFDTMVSRNAYFLLDGINYEELKQNFDDFLKKANFQISDVKKQKTINIFLIHLQRIGFNQLIIISDKFNRFLASHPIYPYVEELFHHYYVFNQKEIAYFFYIMTLDEELNRKQNTNLVYNFFNENQLELMTITDLIFCDLFPLFRPLSDEDIYLMKRDIFYTSFVTMVFNQLVFEYKYGVTVHYDLEQYPIITAKFTKVIKKHLIETGFISNSQLTILLQQYFFRFLYFVDSKHLYKVVSIHIEPAFDYLHQKQMKEYLDLYFNHQINYQDSYSKERTDIVLTPFHETSEHSLYTGTPIIMVKFPLNLTFLQKVETIIKEKQKKDEE
- the macP gene encoding cell wall synthase accessory phosphoprotein MacP translates to MSKEKQKKAETKSQQILTRSRVREHNKNEQRNAWLNRAIVIIVILLVIMLYAIFKL
- a CDS encoding glutamate decarboxylase; amino-acid sequence: MTSEKNQSVVPIFGSNASEEAVMLDKMRMDPINPSIAYRLIKDELINEGNARQNLATFCQTYMEPEVTAIMAETMEKNAIDKSEYPQTAAMEQKCVKMIADLWHAPNRDRVMGTSTVGSSEACMLGGMAMKFRWRDRAKKNGLDINAKRPNLVISSAYQVCWEKFCVYWDIEMREVPVDSEHLSINTDTVMDYVDEYTIGIVGILGITYTGKFDDIKKLDELVEEYNQTHNQDLVIHVDAASGGLFVPFIEPDLLWDFRLKNVVSINSSGHKYGLVYPGVGWVLWKDEEYLPKELVFEVSYLGSVMPTMAINFSRSASQIIGQYYNFYRFGFNGYKEIHERTKKVAMSLAKTVEETGLFKMFNTGENLPIVCFTLKEDANVEWSLYDLSDRLQMRGWQVPSYPFPKDMQDTIVQRFVCRADMGQNMANAFAKDFNAAIKELSQARILCHKEPVKTTVKPEH
- a CDS encoding YhgE/Pip domain-containing protein → MIKQEFKQLFHNKILLISVIAICFIPILYSSVFDKSVWDPYNRSSHLPVAVVNEDQPVEMLGQKVDVGKSVIDELKHNKQLKWEFVDAKQAMDGMKDLKYYMIVTIPKDFSKNATSLLNPSPNQMEIQYTTNGSLNYIGLDMAQIGAKELEAKVRESVTAAYVKTALALGQKGKQDLIKLTNGSKELAIGSKKLDNGLGEYTNGVSTAANGSNTLANGVNELASNVSPLKHGVTELQNGATQLSNGLNEVNDKLQPLSGKLNEVGSGVTDLLNGTKELEASLRNVEASLSGSSANLLKQDIEKINQQVESVLNDSKELSEVSSVSTALSADLVGLSNQLSGFSQVIGKINQTVSQDTQQFEQVLEGIIQQNSRISDDIKQELIAQLSQQVTSFSTQLVTDIKSSSADIDGIVSQVQTGLNGASQQAKSLSQQATMMSQLAKGLSENTGEMKESISNIKAGTTDLLESFGNNVNLANTQNVLHELETGLSQVDNLVNEAPVALNGINRLSAGSDALTNGLNTMSGKMPELISGVTRLDGGANELSQGLTKLTDNTPKLMSGANQLRVGATTMASALTQADKLVSRLKFNNKNVKMFAAPTGLKNIEYSKVKNYGQALAPYIMSLALFVGCIVFNFIFPIRRVSMEGQSSRDWWLSKVAMGFVVSTIMAIIEATIMLLLKLPVDQVGKLYLVGIVTAWSYMFLIMFLAMTFDNPGRFVAMILLVLQLGGAGGTFPLPLQNSFFNAIHPYLPMTYSIYGFREAISRGIGAPMFNRSIITLLCIFIFFVILLRFSMDYLQRKHLENISALNDNQKLQALEK
- a CDS encoding 5'-methylthioadenosine/adenosylhomocysteine nucleosidase; this encodes MKIGIIGAMEQEVVLLKNQLENKKEWHEAGVSFYSGSIGTHEIVVTQSGIGKVLAGLTATLLISHYHVDCLINSGSAGGIGKGLSIGDIVISDKLAYFDSDVTAFGYEYGQMPQMPLFYEASNQLMSVAIKVAEDKQLATRIGLIVSGDTFVHSQEQIAHIKKHFPDVLANEMEGAAIAQVAHQYKCPFVVIRAISDVGDENASVNFDEFIIEAGKKSAEMVIELVKQIN
- a CDS encoding amino acid permease → MQNTKKLSLFSFFAMTASLFITVYEYPTFAESGKTLIFFLLVCGLFWFLPVALCAAEIGTVEAFDGGGIFGWVGKTLGEKFGFAAIFFQWFQITVGFVTMSYFIIGALSYALKFPEMNDNKLIKFLVVVLIFWLLTFLQFKGTKTTSQIAKAGFVIGIIIPVTVLLIFTIKYVATGHAVTHSFLDKSFFPNKQTFSSLVTFILAYVGVEASASHIKSLDNPQKNYPLMMIYLVITGIVLSTIGGTTVSMVVPVKHLSLNSGVIQAFEVLILKGHPELSWLVEILAIMLAFGVLAQVSSWIVSPTEGLRYVADQGLLPKNCQKINKNGVPTTLLIIQGVIVTIWAAVLTFGGGGNAVSFLTAISLTVVIYLCGYLLFFIGYFVLIFKKSNQGLKRAYEVPGGRKVKALLASLGMGMSLLALVSSFIAPSELKANEAKTYLITLAFSSVITVLLPFVFYHIYGKKHSINLTNKERK
- a CDS encoding LysR family transcriptional regulator — encoded protein: MFKLFLTFKEAYETRNFTKAAENLFISQPAVSSQMKQLEEELNCKLFIRKTKQEMSPTKEATILYTRLLNLEDDWLETKRLIKQVGNNPVKCVISASNTFSIYYLPDLMSRLVKRFPEVYFELDMHNSEEVLENVLQHRAHFGFIEKPLETGPVCRKEFLTDELVIAGNLESDLWLCREDISGVYHYTKRYFLQENIQPKRLCVKNNEMIVRLLEKGIGKSIISRVSVSKHMPYQELGVNYKRLFYFLKKDYLTHPILLEIEAVIEQYAKEKGGE